Sequence from the Catenuloplanes indicus genome:
CGTCCGTACCTCGGCCGGCGCCTGCTCCGGCACGTGGGCGGCGAACGCGTCCAGCAGCGAGTCGTCGCCGAGGAACAGCCCGCGCGCCTGGTCCACCTCGCCGACCACCACGCCGGAGCCGAGCGCGGCCGTGCCGGAGTCAAGGTTGAGCCGGGTAAGCAGAGCGGCGAGCAGCGTCGACTTGCCGGAGCCGTTCGCGCCGGTGATGGCGACCCGGTCCGCCCAGTCGATCTGCAGCGTGACCGGGCCGAGCGTGAACCCGCCGCGGGTCACCACGGCCTCCCGCAGCGACGCGACCACCGCACCGGCCCGGGGCGCGGCTGCGATGGTCATCCGCAGCTCCCACTCCTTGCGCGGCTCCTCGACCACCTCCAGCCGTTCGATCATCTTCTCGGTCTGCCGGGCCTTCGCGGCCTGCTTCTCGGTCGACTCGGCCCGGTGCTTGCGCCCGATCTTGTCGTTGTCCGTGGCCTTCCGGCGTGCGTTGCGGACGCCCTTCTCCATCCAGTTGCGCTGCATACGGGCGCGCGCCTCCAGGCCCTCGCGGGTGTCCGCGTACTCCTCGTAGGACTCACGGGCGTGCCGGCGCGCGGTCTCCCGCTCCTCCAGGTACGCCTCGTAGCCGCCGCCGTACGTGTTGACCTGCTGCTGTGCCAGGTCCAGCTCGACCACCCGGGTCACGGTCCGGGCCAGGAACTCGCGGTCGTGGCTGACCAGCACGGTCGCGGCGCGCAGGCCGGTGACGAAGCGCTCCAGCCGGCCCAGGCCGTCCAGATCCAGGTCGTTCGTCGGCTCGTCGAGCAGCACCACGTCATAGCGGCTGAGCAGCAGCGACGCGAGACCGGCGCGGGCCGCCTGGCCGCCGGAGAGCCCGGTCATCGGGTGGTCCAGGTCGACGGTCAGGCCCAGGTCGGCCGCGACCTCCTCGGCGCGCTCGTCCAGGTCCGCGCCGCCGAGGTCGAGCCAGCGTTCCAGCGCGGTCGCGTAGAGATCGTCGGCGCCCGGCCGCTGCTCGGTCAGCGCGAGCGTGGCCTCGTCCAGCGCCTGCTGTGCGGCCGCGACGCCGGTCCGGCGGGCCAGGAACGCGCGCACCGACTCGCCGGGCACCCGGTCCGCCTCCTGCGGCAGGTAGCCGACGGTGGCGGCCGGCGGGTTGACCTGCACCGTGCCCTGCTCGGCCGGGATCAGCCCGGCCAGCGTGCGGAGCAGCGTGGACTTGCCGGCGCCGTTCGCCCCGACCAGGCCGACCACGTCGCCGGGCGCGACGACGAGGTCCAGACCGGAGAAGAGGACGCGGTCCCCGTGGCCGGCGGCGAGTTCGCGGGCAATCATCGTGGCGGTCACAAGGTGAGCAGCCTACCCACTCCGATTCCACCCCGGAGGTACGGCCGAGCGGTTACGTTGTGCCTGGTGGCCGATGTGACAGGAGCGGGGTGACGGGCATGGATGAGCGTTCGTTCTGGACCGCTGTCGCGCTGCTGTCGGCGGAGGAGCTGGACGCCGCGGTCGCCACGCTCACCGCCGAGCTGGCCGGCCGGCCGATCAACGAGATCACCGCGTTCGCGGACCACCTGGCCGTGGTCGTGCACGCGATCGACACACCCGCGCACGCCGCGTACGTACCCGGCGGCGCGGAGGTGTTCCTGGCGGCCCGGTGCGCGGTGGTGGCGGCCGGCCGGGACACGTACCTGCGGGTGTTCGGCGACCCACCGGCGATCGCGGAGTTCGCGAGTCCCGGCGCGGAGTGGCTGCTCGCGGTGCCGGCGAACGCGTTCGAGCGGGCGACCGGCCTGGCCTGGACGCACGAGCCGCCGGTCAGCGTGGAGACCGGCAGCAACCCGCTCTGGTCGCCGATCACGGCGGACGACACGGACGAGGAGACCTGGCTGACGTACGGCGGCGGCCTGCACACCGTGCTCGGCACCCGACCCGCCTACGACGCCACCATGCAGGTGCTGATCGCGGCCGTGGACGCGGACCCGCGCTGGTGCCGCTGGTGGTCCCGGGCCGGCGTGCACACGCTCGACCTGGCACCGCTGTGGAGCGACGGCGACGCACCCGGCGTGACCGTGCGCCGCGGCGCCCAGCGCGTGGTGGTCGACGCGATCATGGATCCGCGTGGCTTCACCCGCACCGACCGCGCGTTCCTGCGCGAGCTGGCCCGCGCCGACCTGCTCACCATGCTGGAGGCGGTCCGGTCCGCGCTCGACCTCGACCCGCTGCCGTCCCTCCCGCGCACCCCCGACCTGCCGGACATGCCCGACTCGTTCGCCCCCGGCCAGGAGCTCCCCCGTCTCGACGTCGACGAGGTGGTCCGCTTCGCCGAGGAGGTCGGCGGCGTCGACCTGGAAGAACTCCGCCCGGTCCTGCACATGCTCGCCACCGACCCACCGCTCTAAGTGCTTCCGCACTGAGCGGACGAGCCACGATGGCCGGATGGAGCCTGGCATTCGGCTCATTCCCCGTTGCGGTGTCCGGGACGATGCGGTGCAATCGGAGTTCCCACGGGAGTGAGGAGTTCCATGGTGGTTCTCGTGAAGACCTGTTCCAGGCGCGCTCCGATGTCGACCGGGGCGGTGCCTCTGATTCGGTCGGCGTGGGCACCGTCGAGTGCTGCCGGAGTACGGGCGTGAGATGGCCTGCGGCCAACAGACGCATGGTGTGGGCATTTCTCTCCGCGATGGCCGTCGGGGCGCTCATGTACCTGACACTCGCCCTCTCCGACGCACCTTCGATGGTCGACGTCGCGCTCGCCGTCCTGGCTGCGGGCGGCGCGTTGATCGCTCAAGCGCAGGTGAGGCTCACGCGGCGGCTCGCCGCCGTAGAGGTGGTGACGCTGCCGGCCGATCCCATCAGCCGGATACTTCGCTACTCGCGGCAGATCACACCCGAGTCACCGTCGCTCGTGTACCACTTCGTCGAACAGGAATCCGAGCGGATGTCGGACTTCCTGAAGGAGATCGTCGAGCGCGGGGAGATTCACTATGACGGTGAGGACCGCGACTGGTTGCTGAGGCTGACCGACCACGCGCAGGTCACTATCGATGCGGTCAGCCTGGCGTCCGTTGACCGTGGCTTCTGGACGAGCGAGATCGGCACTCGTTACCTGGGTGCCCAACGCGCCGCCGTGGAGCGCGGGGTTAAGGTCCGCCGCATCTTCTTGATCGATCAGCCCGGTGGAGGCATCGAACCGGAGGTCCGTCGCACATGTGAGCAGCAGAGTCGGATGGGCATCGAGATCCGGACGCTCGATCGTGCCCGAATTCCCGAGGTCCGGCGGGTGGACGGCCTCGGGTTCATCATTTTCGACCGCCTGATGACCTACGAGATCATTCCCTCGTCGATGGAGGACAAGGCTCGGTCGGTCATCGCGGAGACCCGGCTGGTGCTGCGGGAGAAACGGGTGCAAAAGTCTACCGAGATCTACCGTGATCTGTGGGAGGAAGCTGCTGAACTACCCCCGCTCAGCCACTGACGATCAGCCCGGCAGCCTGAGGGCGATGTCGCGCACGTCGGCCGCGCACCCCCAGGACAGGCTGACGCCGTGGCCGTAGTTGTGCACCACGTGATGCCCGCCGACCAGTTCATGCTCCACCCGCACCGGGTCGCGCCGAGCGGATGCCGATGCGGTGCCCGAGAAACGGCAGGTCCGCGATCCGCGGGTCGATCAGCGCGCACCTGGCCCGAATCCGCGCGGCGACCGCGGCGTCCTCCGCGACGTCCGCCCGCCCGTGTTCGGCACTGCCGCCGAGCAGCAGCACCGGGCCCTGGGGCAGCAGGTACGTCACCTCGCGCAGGTCGTCGGTGTGCTCGGCGAAGAACTCGGTGAGGCCCGGGTTCGCCACCACGGCGAGCTGCCCGCGGATCGGCGTGACGGCCGGGTCTGGCACGAACTTCGCCGCGCCCAGGCCGGTGCAGTTAACTACGACCGGCGCCGCGGCGGCCAGGCGGCGCGCGTACCCGATCGAGATCGTGCCGCCGGCCGCCTTGAACCGGCGCTGCAGGTACTTGAGGTAGACCGGTATGTCGACGACGGGCGCGCGGTAACGCCAGCCGACCGTGAAGCCGGTCGGCAGCTCCGACGGTGCGCAGCGGCGGTATCCGGGTAGCGCGGCTGCGTACTCCGCCGGGGTGGTGCGGTCGCGGGAGGCCTCGATGCCGTCGAGCAGGCGGACGCCGGCGTCCGGTGACGTCGCGGCCAACTCCGCGAGTGTCCGATAGGCGACGTCACTCCACCGTGGTACCCGCTCGTGAGTCGCGTGAAGCGGTTCCGGATCGCCCCGGCACCGTACGATATGGACTTCGACGGCGGCGCCGCAGTGCGCACCTGCACGCTCATCCCGGCCTCTGCCAGCAGCACCCCCGTGGTGATTCCGGACACGCCGGCGCCGATGATCAGAACCGTGGTCATTCCGCGACAATATCCGGACGCTTCGTAGTCCGGCAGCGGTCGATGCTATGTCGTTTGTCGATATATCTGTATCGTGTCGCAATCAAAAAATGAGCGTTGCATCATCGATACGCGGTGCGGTGCAATCGGATAGTCGCGCGATTGAGGAATTCATGATGATCCTTGGTGAGATCCACACTGGGTTGTTACGCCACTCCACCCCGGTCGCCACGGGTCTGGCTCGGGACCTGCTCGACCTGGTCGCCGGCGAGGTGGTGCGGGCGTCCGAGCGGCCGATTTCCTGCGCGTGGTCACCCGACCTGGTCACCGGGGTGGACTGCCCGCTCGCCGGGACGTCCGACCGGGCCGTCGGAACGGTCCGGCACCGCGCCGTCCTCACCGGCGGCTGCATGGTGCAGGCGTCGGCGTACACGACGGTCGAGCCCGCGGCCGAGGTGCGGCGCCTGCCGTGGTCGCACTACATCTCGCGCCCCGGCCACGTGGAGGTGCTGGCGAAGACGCCGCCGGCCGGCCTCGCCGATGCCTTCCTGGCCGGCGAGCGCGGTCCGGGTGCGCTCGATCTCGGCGGCATCTGCGCCCGCACGATCGAACGGGTGCAAGCCTCGCCACGGCTCGACCGGCGGGTGGCGCTCCGGGTGCCGCGCACCCGGTTCCGCTGGGTCGCCACCGTGGGGCCGGACCGGGTGCACCTCCTGGTCGACGACGGTGACCTGCGCACACTGCGGCTCGCGCTGCCCGAGCTGCCGGCCGGCCGGATCGCCGACCTGTGCACGGACATCGCGCGGCACGACTGGCTGCTCAGCTCGCTGATCGAGGTGATTGGCGCGAGCGCGCTCGGCGTCCGGGCCCGCGGGGAG
This genomic interval carries:
- a CDS encoding ABC-F family ATP-binding cassette domain-containing protein, whose product is MTATMIARELAAGHGDRVLFSGLDLVVAPGDVVGLVGANGAGKSTLLRTLAGLIPAEQGTVQVNPPAATVGYLPQEADRVPGESVRAFLARRTGVAAAQQALDEATLALTEQRPGADDLYATALERWLDLGGADLDERAEEVAADLGLTVDLDHPMTGLSGGQAARAGLASLLLSRYDVVLLDEPTNDLDLDGLGRLERFVTGLRAATVLVSHDREFLARTVTRVVELDLAQQQVNTYGGGYEAYLEERETARRHARESYEEYADTREGLEARARMQRNWMEKGVRNARRKATDNDKIGRKHRAESTEKQAAKARQTEKMIERLEVVEEPRKEWELRMTIAAAPRAGAVVASLREAVVTRGGFTLGPVTLQIDWADRVAITGANGSGKSTLLAALLTRLNLDSGTAALGSGVVVGEVDQARGLFLGDDSLLDAFAAHVPEQAPAEVRTLLAKFGLRADHVLRPAASLSPGERTRAALALLQARGVNLLVLDEPTNHLDLPAIEQLESALEGYPGTLLLVTHDRRMLDAVRVSRRLAVDAGTVTEEPL
- a CDS encoding DUF4240 domain-containing protein, which encodes MDERSFWTAVALLSAEELDAAVATLTAELAGRPINEITAFADHLAVVVHAIDTPAHAAYVPGGAEVFLAARCAVVAAGRDTYLRVFGDPPAIAEFASPGAEWLLAVPANAFERATGLAWTHEPPVSVETGSNPLWSPITADDTDEETWLTYGGGLHTVLGTRPAYDATMQVLIAAVDADPRWCRWWSRAGVHTLDLAPLWSDGDAPGVTVRRGAQRVVVDAIMDPRGFTRTDRAFLRELARADLLTMLEAVRSALDLDPLPSLPRTPDLPDMPDSFAPGQELPRLDVDEVVRFAEEVGGVDLEELRPVLHMLATDPPL
- a CDS encoding FAD-dependent oxidoreductase, producing the protein MAATSPDAGVRLLDGIEASRDRTTPAEYAAALPGYRRCAPSELPTGFTVGWRYRAPVVDIPVYLKYLQRRFKAAGGTISIGYARRLAAAAPVVVNCTGLGAAKFVPDPAVTPIRGQLAVVANPGLTEFFAEHTDDLREVTYLLPQGPVLLLGGSAEHGRADVAEDAAVAARIRARCALIDPRIADLPFLGHRIGIRSARPGAGGA
- a CDS encoding SCO2521 family protein, with amino-acid sequence MMILGEIHTGLLRHSTPVATGLARDLLDLVAGEVVRASERPISCAWSPDLVTGVDCPLAGTSDRAVGTVRHRAVLTGGCMVQASAYTTVEPAAEVRRLPWSHYISRPGHVEVLAKTPPAGLADAFLAGERGPGALDLGGICARTIERVQASPRLDRRVALRVPRTRFRWVATVGPDRVHLLVDDGDLRTLRLALPELPAGRIADLCTDIARHDWLLSSLIEVIGASALGVRARGETLPRLAPAIDTLLHLWMPAALLDDGMATVWASLERRPGFTRQWATLVARIRDQLSVGTVEALSAGVRV